The Sulfitobacter sp. SK011 genome has a window encoding:
- a CDS encoding type III pantothenate kinase produces the protein MLLAIDCGNTNTVFSIWNGTEFIATWRTSTEWQRTADQYYVWLSTLMKFQNVEADITDVIVSSTVPRVVFNLRVFADRYFNTRPMVVGKPECALPVDVRVDIGTAVGPDRLVNTVAGYDLYGGDLIVVDFGTATTFDVVDHDGAYIGGVIAPGVNLSLEALHNAAAALPHVDISKPQMVIGTNTVACMQSGVFWGYVGLVREICARIKAEHGRDMRVISTGGLAPLFQQAVDLFDEYQDELTMHGLTVIHKYNKELAG, from the coding sequence ATGCTTTTGGCAATCGATTGCGGCAACACCAATACTGTATTCTCAATATGGAACGGGACTGAATTTATCGCGACTTGGCGCACGTCCACCGAATGGCAGCGCACGGCAGATCAATACTACGTCTGGCTCAGCACGCTGATGAAGTTTCAGAATGTCGAGGCTGACATCACCGATGTGATCGTCAGTTCAACCGTGCCGCGCGTGGTGTTTAACCTGCGGGTATTTGCGGATCGTTATTTCAACACGCGCCCCATGGTGGTGGGCAAACCGGAATGTGCGCTGCCTGTTGATGTCAGGGTGGACATTGGCACAGCGGTAGGGCCGGACCGGTTGGTGAACACTGTGGCGGGCTATGACCTTTATGGGGGCGATCTGATTGTCGTGGATTTTGGCACTGCCACGACCTTTGACGTGGTCGATCACGATGGGGCCTATATCGGCGGTGTAATTGCACCCGGCGTGAACCTGTCGCTTGAGGCGTTGCACAATGCCGCTGCGGCGCTGCCTCATGTAGACATATCAAAACCGCAGATGGTGATCGGCACCAATACTGTTGCTTGTATGCAATCGGGTGTTTTTTGGGGTTATGTCGGACTGGTTCGTGAGATATGTGCGCGGATAAAGGCGGAACATGGGCGCGACATGCGTGTGATTTCCACCGGGGGCCTTGCGCCGCTGTTTCAGCAGGCCGTGGACCTTTTTGATGAATACCAAGATGAACTGACAATGCACGGCCTGACCGTGATACATAAATATAATAAGGAATTAGCTGGATAA
- a CDS encoding biotin--[acetyl-CoA-carboxylase] ligase produces the protein MSAWPVAYGRRVFDVLDSTLSEAGRIAPSLTCPTWILALEQTAARGRRGRAWSTARGNFAGTLILRRTEAPGVAALRSFVTSLALLRAFVALTGQVDRFALKWPNDVLLDDGKVAGILLESSGDQLIIGVGVNLAHAPMAADVEPGAVTPVSLAGAFDLKVSPEAFLEVLAVEYAALETQFTTYGFAPIRTAWLAHAARLGEVITARTMRDQTVGTFEDVDPEGNLILRTGSGAVAITAADVFF, from the coding sequence ATGAGCGCGTGGCCTGTCGCATATGGGCGGCGCGTTTTTGATGTGTTGGATTCGACACTGTCAGAGGCGGGGCGCATTGCGCCGTCACTTACATGTCCGACATGGATTTTGGCGCTTGAGCAAACCGCGGCGCGAGGGCGGCGTGGGCGGGCATGGTCAACTGCGCGCGGAAATTTTGCAGGCACATTGATCTTGCGGCGGACCGAGGCACCGGGGGTTGCGGCCTTGCGCAGTTTTGTGACCTCATTGGCGTTGTTGCGTGCCTTTGTGGCGCTGACAGGACAGGTTGATCGTTTCGCGTTGAAATGGCCCAATGACGTGTTGCTTGATGATGGCAAAGTGGCCGGTATCTTGCTGGAAAGCAGCGGCGATCAGTTGATCATCGGGGTGGGCGTCAACCTTGCCCATGCGCCCATGGCTGCTGATGTCGAACCGGGTGCCGTGACGCCCGTATCGCTTGCGGGTGCGTTTGACCTGAAGGTCAGCCCAGAGGCGTTTCTCGAAGTGCTTGCCGTTGAATACGCAGCATTGGAGACCCAGTTTACCACTTATGGCTTTGCCCCCATACGCACGGCGTGGCTGGCACATGCCGCCCGGTTGGGTGAGGTGATCACCGCACGGACCATGCGTGATCAAACCGTTGGCACCTTTGAGGATGTGGACCCAGAGGGTAATCTGATCTTGCGCACGGGCAGCGGTGCGGTCGCCATCACGGCGGCAGATGTATTTTTCTGA